TCCTTGTCCGGGTCGGGCGTACGCCGTAGCAAATCGCGGAACTGTTCGGCGGCGGCGTCGAACAGCCGCCGCATCTCGCCCACACTTTTGCCCTGCGCTTCCTCCCTCCAGCCTGGGATCTTCGGAAAAATATCCTCGTTCGGAACTTCCGCGAGCACGAACATATAGATCTGTTCGAAAACGTACATGTGCCCTAATGTTTGCGACACGGACGGGAACACGCTCTTCACTTCCGCATGGAACGCATCCTTCGGAAGCTGCTCGAGGTGGGCGAAAAGCCGATCGTTCGCCCAAACATGATAATCGTACAATTGATACGGATGTTGAAGCATAGATAAATTCACCTTCCTTTTATTCGCCGTTTGGCTGCTGCAGCCTTGTCTCTATCATATATCGGGTTCGCTGACAACCGTTGTCAGCGAAGTTCAATCAGGATCGTCTTCGTAAAGTTTTGCGATTCCGTATGCCATTTTCTGGATTTGGCGTTTCAATTCCAGCGGCTCCCGTATGCAAATGGCGGTGCCGAACGTCACCAGATACATTGGAAGGTATTTATTCATCGTCGGGACATCGAGCTGAAACCACGCCTCCCGATCGGTCCGCTCCGTCAAATAGTGGCGCAGATGCCAGTGGCCGCAAACCGCGTTCAGCGTGTCTGGCTCTCCCGCAATGCGGACGACCGCCAGCGGTCCGTCCGCCTCCCGTTCCCTTTCGGACTGATCGCGGAAATAGGCGGACGCGGAGAAACGCTCCGGCTTTACGAACCGCGCTTCGGTCGGCTCCAGCCGCGCGATGCGATCCACTCGGAACGTCCGCATCGCCTGCGAACGATGGCAGAACGCAACAGTGTACCATTCGTTTCGGTCATAAGCGAGCCCGTATGGATCAACTTCACGTTCGTCGGCCTGCTTCACATTCGGTTTGCGATAAGCGATACGGATCGTTCGCCCATCCTTCGCCGCCCGCTCCAGATCCCGCAACAACGGAACGACGGAAGGTGGACGCGCCGGGGAAATCACGTCCAAGCTGCTCGTCTGGCGGAACAGATCGTGGCGCTGCTCTTCGTGAAGCCCGTTCTCTACCTTCTTTAACGCGCTTTCCAGTTCCTCCGTATACGGATAGCCTGCGGCTTGCGCAAATTTATTCGCATCCACAAGCGCCTTCAGCTCTACGGAGTTAAAGAACAACGGCGTCTCCATGAAGCTTTCCAGAATGCGAATACCGCCGTCATGACCTGATTCCGCGACGACCGGCACGCCGCTGGCACATAACGCGTCGATATACCGGTACACGGTTCGAACGCTGATCTCCAAACTATCCGCAATCTGCGCGGCGGTGAGCTTCCTTCCGGAGCGCAGCATCCAAAGCATGGACAGCATGTTGTCCCATTTCGCCATCGGGAGCACCCTCTTTTCCTCGTGAAAATAAAACTGGTTATAGTATTGCACAATTATGTAAACATAGACTCCTGCATCGCGTGTCAGATCGTTAAAAGAAAGTATTCGGGCTTTCTTCCCCGATTTCCTGTTTTGACCAACGAAAAATCCTCCT
The genomic region above belongs to Pueribacillus theae and contains:
- a CDS encoding DinB family protein; the encoded protein is MLQHPYQLYDYHVWANDRLFAHLEQLPKDAFHAEVKSVFPSVSQTLGHMYVFEQIYMFVLAEVPNEDIFPKIPGWREEAQGKSVGEMRRLFDAAAEQFRDLLRRTPDPDKEMTIEHPQFGRLDTHFSDILRHVVNHGTYHRGNVTAMLRQQGYAGVPTDYMFYLLDRQEGQR
- a CDS encoding helix-turn-helix transcriptional regulator; the protein is MAKWDNMLSMLWMLRSGRKLTAAQIADSLEISVRTVYRYIDALCASGVPVVAESGHDGGIRILESFMETPLFFNSVELKALVDANKFAQAAGYPYTEELESALKKVENGLHEEQRHDLFRQTSSLDVISPARPPSVVPLLRDLERAAKDGRTIRIAYRKPNVKQADEREVDPYGLAYDRNEWYTVAFCHRSQAMRTFRVDRIARLEPTEARFVKPERFSASAYFRDQSEREREADGPLAVVRIAGEPDTLNAVCGHWHLRHYLTERTDREAWFQLDVPTMNKYLPMYLVTFGTAICIREPLELKRQIQKMAYGIAKLYEDDPD